A genomic stretch from Oleomonas cavernae includes:
- a CDS encoding cbb3-type cytochrome oxidase subunit 3 yields the protein MEFQETLIVSRIVGLILFLSMFVVFCTWAYRPGARGNYEDAGRIPFRAPEEE from the coding sequence GTGGAATTCCAAGAAACGCTGATCGTCAGCCGTATCGTCGGCCTGATCCTGTTCCTGTCGATGTTCGTCGTCTTCTGCACCTGGGCCTATCGCCCTGGCGCGCGCGGCAATTACGAGGATGCAGGGCGCATCCCGTTCCGCGCGCCCGAGGAGGAATAA